ctCGCATTTGGAGAATTTAGCGTAAAGCTTCTCCTGTTGTAGCAGTCTTAGGATGCAccgaaggtgcttctcgtgatcagcttgattacgagaatagataagtatgtcatctataaagacgatgacaaacttatctaggtaCGACTTTCAGACTCGATTCATGAGGTGCATGAATGTTGcgggtgcattagtgagcccgaaaggcatcactaagaactcatagtggccataccTTGTCCTAAACATggttttaggtacatcttcaGTTCTAACTTTgagttgatgataccctgaccttagatcaatctttgagaaaaaGCTTGCCCCTTggagttgatcgaacagatcgtcgatcctgggcaatggataacggttcttgattgTCACTTTGTTTAGCTTGCGGTAACCAATGCACAGACGCattgaaccatccttcttctttacaaacagtaTGGGTGCTCCCCAAGGTGATGAGCTGGGTtatataaaacccttttccagtaATTCGTCCAGTTGGGTTCTCAGCTCTTTCATCTCAGTTGGTGCTAAGCGGTAAGGAGCTCGTGCAATCGGTGCTGCTCCAGGCATGATGCCGatcctgaactccacttgcctctcaggaggtaatccgGGTAGCTCAtttggaaagacatctgggtattcagaaatgattGGAATATCTTCTATCTTTGGTTTCGGATCGTCTActgtcacctgtgccatgtaaatgacgcATCCGCTTTTTAAGCACTTGGATGCTTTTAGTATAGACACATTATCAGGCAATCCGTATTGCGTATCTCTGTGGATGGTGATCGATGGGGTTTTGATGTTAACTAGTTTCTTATCGTAGGCAATTTAGGCTTGGTTAcgtgacaaccaatccatgcctaaaactacaTCAAACtcagccaatttcattggcaaaAGAGATAGCGGAatagaatgattcttaatggatataaagcatccatcaagaagagtcgaagcggtttctaaggtaccatctgcGAGTTCTACCTCATATTTAATGTCTAGAGTTTTAATAGGCAGATTCAGCAATTTACTAAACTTAAggtctacaaacgacttatctgctcctgaatcgaataaaactctagcataaatatcattaatgaggaaggtacctgttataaCTTTATTATCATTCACCGCCTCCTTGGCGTTCATCTGAAACACCCTAGCATTCTTTTTCTTTGCCTCATCAGGCTTCTTGGTGTtctttgggcagtttgtcttaatgtgccctttttcattgcaaccatagcaggttgcatctttcAAATTCCGGAACTCCAAAGATTTGTGCCCTTTCTTCTTACAGATTCCACAAGGCTTGGCTTGTGGATCTAGAGTGCATTTCTGAAATGCCTTTTATCATAATTCTTGCATTGGGGTTTGTTACCCGACTGATCCTTCTTAAACCTAGAGTTTCCCTTCATCTTCTTGTTTGACTGGTGGGACTGATCATCCTCTCTCTTTATCTTCCCATCCTCAGTGGCCTTCCTAGACTTACTCCTTACAACATCAAGAGTAAGAGACAGTGATAGATCTACAGCCGATCTATAAGTGGTTGGCTTTGAGGCCTTGACATTCCCCTTGATTTCAGGGGTCAAACCACCAATGAAGCGCGCAATGCACTTAGGCTCTGGAGTGACCAGGTACGGGACAAGTCTGGACATTGAGTTGAAACTGGTAACATAGGACCTGCAGTCTAGATCTTTCATAACCAAGGTGAGGAAATCAgtctccaccttttccacttcatGCTGTGGACAGTAAGTATCTTTCACAAGCTCAACAAACTTAACCCAAGTGAGGTTATACAAAGGAATTTTCCCCTTGGATTGCACTAAatcattccaccatgtcagggcatCGCCTTTGAaggactgggacacaaacttcacaatgtcctCCTTGGCACACCCACTTATATCAACAACTGtctccatctcatccagccattTCATACACTCAgtggctcctttttccccagtgaaatcccttgGTTTACAAGAGATAAAATATTTGTAAGTACATCCCTTGTTATACCGGGGAGCCTGATCAAACATAATCTGCTTATGGGTTTCACTTTTCTGATTGGATGAATGTTCAGATTCATCCTTTCTCGACGTATGGGGTTTTGAGTGGGACTTAGAATGAGTTTTCGAGCGAGCATCACTTGACTCTTTGAGTACCTCGTTCACAGCTTTAGTAACCGCTGTGTTTATCATGGCTTGCAGTTCAGCGCTAGTAACATTCAATCTGGTATTATTATTCCCATCAACTGGGTGACTATGAGCTTCATCTGAGCCACCCATTGTGTAGATTTGAATACTATAATCAAGTAATAATGATTTGTTTAGTTATCACATATCGAACCATCGTATTTGATGATTGAATAGCCATTGTATAAAATAAACCATATGGGCTAATAGGTTTAATATTTCTGAGAAAAGTGTATTTGATCATAATTTGCCTAGGTTACAAATGAACCATCAAGGGCATTTAAACAGGACGTAATCCtttatatttattagacaggggacataagtcactATTGTCATTTTCGTATAGACATTTTTATATAGCATAAAGGCTCGTCTCGAAGGACATTTAGATGGCACAAAAAACCTTGCCACTAGGACAATATAGAATATGATTATGATCTTTTTAGATCGAAGGTTTTAAGGATCGAACATAGTTCATTTCCTTTTGACAAAAAGTTGTAGACTATTAACTATCTTTGTCATGAATATCTGTATATTTGGCCTGTAGGCAGAATGAATAACATCTCTAACGGATGTTTTGGTATAGACATCATATTTGATGATATTAGCCATGATTTACAATAATCATTTAGGCTATGTAAGGGCTTGGAAGAATCCAAGTACTTTAGAAGGCTGGTGTGGTTTCTTAAGTCacactgccaggagtgttaacatatttttggatgttaacaaggatttatCGTCTTAAGAAGGTTATACCATCATAGCCATTGAtattttggctaggttatacctttaagaACATCTTTTGAAATTTCTTTTGCACATCaattaaaattgaaatgattGTTTGCATGTTGATGTAATGAAAATACATATGTATAAATTTCAAAAGAAAATTCCATTAATAGTACTAAGGATTACAAAAACTGTCCTAAACGGGTCTTTAAAATAAATTttccatgcagggactaaaaaagaaaacaagtcctcgcagggactgatACAAGAAagaaatgtccacacagggacttaaattaaataacaaataaaaagaaaataaaggtCTTCAATTATCTTTCTTCTTTCCCTTGATAAATTTTGCAAGACCCTTAAGGAACTTATGGGTCTTTCTATCACGTTCTTCTACCCTACGTTCAACTTCTTCCACCCTTTGCAAGATTTCTTGTTGTTATTGTTGAGGTGGaggttgaggttgtggttgtggctgatATGGAGGGTATTGATACCCTTGGACAGGATGCCCAGTTGGGTATGCAGGAGGAAACGGTGAAGCATAAAGGGTGTTAAAGTTAACTTCTTCGACCTATGGGTTGTATGCAGGTGGTTGGTAATTGTAACCAGTAGGAGCTTATGGCTCGAACGGGTTATACCCAGTCATTTCTGGGTAGGTCGGAATGGGTTTTCAAAACCCAttggaggtggcggtggtgcaaAGGTGGCCGGTGTGGTATCGATTTCCGGCGCAGCATgtgaaggtccacccatttgtggatcTTCTGGAATCGGAGGGTAGTTGCTAGAAGCTTGAGGAGAGCTAATCCTTGGTCCCCCTCGCACGGATATGCGTGCGTTTCTCCTCCGTATTGGTGGTTTGGGAGGTGGCAAAGGTGGTTCCTCGGCTGGTAGAGGTGGTGGTGTCACCGCTTGAAAGTGCGGCTCCTTTAATGGTGGCTGTGGTGGGGTGTTGTGGTATGAAGGGCTGTTTGCAAACTTCCACTGCCCCCACCATTCATTATAATTATGGGGACCTTGATAAGGAGATCCCGCAAAGGAAGAACCGCTAGAGATATCTATGGGATGCGTAGGCGTCCCAGAAGGTGGCATTTCTGGATCCGGATCTTCATCCAAATCCATGTCTTGCAAGAAGTTCTCATCAGGGCCCAACGGGTTAAATCCCGCTGGCGAATTGATATAATCATCAGGGTTAAAGTAACCCTGTGAGTAAGAGTGATGGGAAGCAGAATGATGTGATGAGGGGTGATAAGAGTGGTGGGAATGGTGTGAGTGCAGCGAATGCTGCGAGTGATGCGAATGTTGGGGCTCGTCTGGTTGTGGCGGCCCGAAAGAGTGATGGTAGGAAGGTGAGGTGCTAAGAGAAACGGATCGTCTCGCTGGTTCGAGAGAATGCCTCCAATCGTCATACAGATCGGAGCTGAACGAAGCAGAAGACGTACGTCGATGAGAGGGTCCTGCTTGACTAGATGGTCCCCCTCTCATGGGACCCTTTCCTCTACCCTTTACACGTGGCAGCATTTTTACAAGTAAACCTgtcaaaaacaagaaaacaacatATAAACAAAATAAAGGTTAAGAATAatcctaggtcatttgcctagactcgggagtctaaggaatgtgttattgtgtcattgagattaaaaacaaaaggctagtgtttaattcactcaatgttggctctgataccaacctatcacaccccgatatttccacatattccggtgggcccggtggggagtatcgtgacgtagttaaTATCATCAAAGACAATTAAACACATTTATAGCACAACGGAAGGCTTGGAAGTTATTACTATTACAACCCAAAATGTTCAAAGTTCAAAATGAAAGAATATACAGACGGTTGTAAAAGAAATCCACGGGTGAACCATTAAAACAAATACATAAAACAGAGTTTGACAAACTTTAGGCATCTAAGGATTTGCAACATCCTCTTAATTAATGCCAAGTAGCTCCAGCCTAGTTCGCcaggtacctgtcacttagtctttggaaaatatatcagttttcactggtaaatacaattaactggctcatttgaaaatatttatgaaaattggtttaggcgcaccaGGCacaaaaatcttttataacttgagacaatttcatttaaaatcttgtatacaatTTTACATGTTTGTCACACATTTGGGGCTGGTTTGGAAACCGGACGTGATTacctgactcaccacttataaaaccaacaaaggagttatccccaacttgtgggtaatttattatttagcatttgcatatgtcgggtgtatgcctacaccccgtgcataggtcgtggccattaataatttaaatgagccaaggatatctaggacacggtcgttaacccccaatgtttttgttatcaaacaaaaaagattaaaacgggttatgcggatttattaatcacaatccgactaaatgatcccatacccgaccaagcggtaataatttaccgtatcccaagcccgtataagggaaaataagttaaaagtatttacctgagttaaTTATACAAGAAATGCTACTCAGCCGTATATTTCTAAGACTTTATGCAAGTATCTTCTACTGAGGCTACTTAATCTGAAaggaaggttttattaacctattaggatactaacgggtcttatttaagtcaaagacttagaccggttagttttaaagacaCTTTACGATtcgaaacgctagattaagcggggACCGGAAtggaatgtaatttagacccaacaaATATGAATACTTGTAttatatgggtaaactaaatacattctggattttgaagtttaGATGATatggttaaacccgtttcggttaatttaagcaaactagttacataaaccgaactgAATGCGTATAGGCATGAACGGGTAACCGAATGAGTTatatacaagttccatatgttattatgcttaaaatatgttaagaAATCAGTAGGATGTCAACATGTATGCCCAAAAAGAATTTAAAACCGAATTAGGCtccataagggcgttttggtcatttttggatttataaaagaggtttataggtaaactgaagttctggtcaaaaatattctgtaaaaatattttatttatgatgttatatcagtaggatatcatacatatgtgtggtttaccatttatgaccaaactatgccccgaaagggcattttggtcatttcacatatgcttttaggGACATAATTAGAattctgagttcatgacttatacttactgtaaaaatattaaaaatcatttataaaatcagtaggtagtAAGTCTTGGGTGCCAAATATGGTTTAAAACTATACTATGCATTTATTTAGCGTAAAACCCGATATTTGACGATAATTCCAAAGTTTAAGTGATTCCGAGATTTTGACCAGCCTTGAATGgtcaaattattttatttttcatattatatcagtagcaaaaagttttgcaTGTTCAttatatgtaaaactcattttattcgCAAAAAGGGTATTATCATCAATTATAGTTTTATACGAGAACTCAATGTTATGGTCAGTGCATAATCTAGTGCATAATCTGATCCAACATtccaaaaattcctaaaaatgatATCACAACAGTAGGTAAAGAGTTTTGAGTCAAATTTATGTTTAAAGCTTGATTTATATATCAAAGGGCATTTTTGTCTTTATAAAAGCTTAATTTACGATCATTTGCATAACATCAGTTTATGACCAGAATGTAAGTGTTAAAATACTTTAATTATGTTTACTAATCAGTACCTAATCCTTTTGCATAttcatttatttaaaaatctcatttttagACCATAAGGACATATTAGTCAACAAtaagcataataacggaaacatgcatataatTCAGATTACTAAGTGACCAtgtaatataacctcagagggttatactacaacaTTATATGGTCACAAGGGAACCTTAATACATAAAGTAATTAACCTAATTCGGGtgagaactgaaagtcaaagcaaaagtcaagcttttgcgacttttggtTGCGAACAGAGCTTAAACTTAGAATTGTcaggttgaacatgtttagacatgttctaataatgtttaccaagttattaaagtgataaaacatgtttcataacttctacattatctgttttgatttttatttaaaaatttgactagtttgactttttatttaattactttgacccaacaattaactaagtaaacgtgataattaggaggtgcccttttgagggattaatacctacctaattacgatcacgtagccatattcgcctcgaacaatggctggaccgtttgggtctaaaccgaaagtcaaagccgtTTTGCggcaactttgactttcggtcttTAAACGTATAAAAACTGAACTAGAGTGGCTAAGGACagttacaaagggtcctagctcgAACTTTAAACTCAGGGGAACTTCCTTTTTTACCAGGAACCTCTAGAAATGCTCAAGAAAGCTTAAGCAAGTGAGAAGGGAGTGAAATTGAATGGTGCATTGAATGAAGGTTGCTCAaagcctctatttatagttgaagAGGGTGTTCTTGGATCATGCCAGGTGTTAGGGAGGTCAAGAGATGATCACAAGTGTCCTAGCTGATTGTTAAAACCATCAAATAGCTCCATGTTTCGAGTTATGAGTGTATGGAGTGGTATGTGAGGTGAACAAGTAAGAAAACTGCAGCTGTCCAAATGTTTCTGCCCAGATGCATGCAGGCGTCGCGTCGCACGATGGCAAAAGGGGAAGGGTGTCGCGCAGCGCGACCACCCAATGTttcagcaaaacaagtttctaacttatCAAATTTAGTCCCTGAACCTTTTTATGCAATGTATCTTTCATATTTGGTACATTTAACCCTTCTACTTAGTTTGTAAGTGATCTTGGAAGTATAACCAAACACCGTTAGGCTCCGGGTTTCATTAAAGGTCACCCGAACACACTAGTATCtctcgttgacgcttttaaccctttttctTGAAATCTTTTACAATTAATACATAGcgatatcgaaaccttgtgaatttATTATCAAGTATTCTCGAGAGTATAATCGAACATTATGAAGCCCCgagtttgttaaaaggtcactcagaggtaagaattaacatgttgacacgtttaacccctttTTCTTgtaaacttttgatttatttcacAAACGTCTTCTTACGTCCGAATATTTACTTTTTTAAAAATACGTTTATCGTGTGTGGTCAATTAGAGGCATAAGtttagcatgttgacacttttaatccCTCCGCATACAtcttttcactgtttgtcaactttagtccttctaacTCAAACTTTTACATGTTTAGGGTTTAAGACACGTGTCTTCATATAattggacatgattttacgaggtgttacaacgaGGAAAGATGCAAGAGACCAAACAAGTTAATAAACTAGGTgttgcaccaaatgattcatccATGCCATATCCCGAACGGTCACTTATGAAGACTTTAGATAACCTTGATGGTTCCAGTACTACGTCAAAGCATTCAAGGCATTGTTTCCATTTCCAATGACTTGGACATATCGCATCAGAATGTCCCAGGAAATGGGTCATCACTTTATAGAACTGTTATACATTGTGAAAAGCTGAAGCATTCCTTGACCGAGCCCAAGTTCGACGAAGAACCAAACCACCAACGTGATAAAGAAGAGGTAATGATTGGACCTAATTAGGGAGAGTGTTTGGTAATGCGTCGAGCACTCAATAGAACTGCTATACATTGTGAAAAGCTGGAGCGTGAATCTCTCTTTCACACTTGTTGTACAATTCGAGACAAGGTTTATTCGATAGTTATTGATGGCGGAAGTTGTACCAACATGGCGTCTCAAACCATGATCTCAAAACTGAACTTGCTAGCTAAATCCCATCCTTCTCCTTATGACATTCATTAACTAATCAAGGAAAAGGTGTGTTTCAACATGTGTTTTACTCTCATTTAGTATTGGACATGAATATACAAAGATGAAATCTGGTGTGACGTTATACCAATAGATGCATGCCATGTGCTATTAGGAAGACCTTGGTTGTTTGATCAAAAGGTTATTCATGACAGGTATAAAAACACATATTCGTTTATTAAAGATGGTTAAAAGATAACATTACTCCCCATGTTCTACACTAATGCAACTTATCATCATTTCTTAGTTATCACTAAGTGTATTAACATGTCTTCACAAGATCTTACAGGAACTAAAAAACTATGTAGATTGGATTTAAAGAATGTAAGGCACTTGGCACATGTATCATTCAACTAGAGATTAATCATTTAAGTTTGAGGGCAAACTTTTCAAAGGAGGAGAGGATGATAGCGGTCGGTCACTAATCCATGGGTCATACGGACGGGTGGGCCAATACAGTCACGGTTACCGTTGCATCAAATGGAGCTCCATTATGGAGGTTTAAAAAAATCACGCATGTGGACAAAAACCCACGTTCACAGTTCCCACCATCACTAGTTTATCCATTAGTTTAGTAGTTTTTATTTCCATGATTTTCTAAGTTGTACTTCATGCTTTCTAAGTAGTACTTTAGTTTTTAATTCTTCTAAAATGTAGGACGTGGGATTATGATCAACTCTCTTTATGTATTTAGTTTCGATTTAAATGGAAGGTGGTGTCGTTTGTGTTTAAAAATATTGACTGTGTTTGTCTCGTACAAGAGTAACTGGTTTTATCTTCCTTTGCTAATCCAAGGTAGCAACTTGGGTGGTATCCTTTGGAACCTACATTGAATTTAGGTGGTGATTTTTGTATCCTATACTCAGTTTAGGACACTCTATAATCGAGTGGTGTTTCTGTATCTCGTTCGACCCGTTGTCTACCCATtcatttgaattttaaatttctATCCATTGCGTACTTAGATTCCTATCAGTAATATTAGGTGTTGCGAGTGTGGAATGAACGGGCACTTCCTATTTGAACATACCAAATGGAAGGAAAAGATGGAGAAAAGCAAATGCAGCTCATGGGCAAGTAGATGAGCCAACACTGCTCTAGATCAAGCAAGTCTAAATCAGAATGATGGGGAAGATTCTTTGAATAATTCTTATAAAGTTCACATGTGAATGATGAAGATATAAAGAGAATGAGTCGAGGCttaatgtttgaaataaataaagGGTGTACATATTGGCACACCAAGCTGCCTATTTGCACGCCAAACCATATCTTTATATACGtcgcgtataggtctatacgcggCGTATAGCCACCTTTTTCAATTTCCAAGAGAATCTCTAATATGATGTGGAaatttgttggtgcacttcatctgtcgaattcgtcttggatcgagtcatacattgtattatatagattagggcacaatatacgagaaaataggcgaGTGTATGTGTTTAGAGAgttagtttcgcttatagggacattgTCTAGAGGTTCCGCTTTTATGTCAAGtgggaggtttcgcttatacggtaagtggtaggtttcgcttattcgtacatgaCATTTGAAGCGAAACCTCACACCTATATAAaccctataagcgaaatcatttgtaactttgtcaaattccataccgaggtgctgccggtgtgacgattgagctgtaatcattgtcaaatcaataaaacagtagattaagtgaagaacaagctatttctacctacgtttcttgttattccgcacctgaaacatagaagaacgcctctgaacgactcgttcgggttaattctcgatcctacaattggtatcagagcctgggaggaggttttctacagaaattagctggatttcatcatcatttcttacttctacaccttctttcttcagcagaTCAAGATTTACCGGTCGGAATTTGTTAAAAACTTCACAGACAGTGCGCAATAGaacattaacaaaccctggaaagtttcagatcaatTTACGGAGTAAAAATGGTTGAAATTACCTTCGAACttggttccgcttattcggacatagtGTAGTTCCGCTTTTCTGTACATcatagttccgcttattcggtcaattatcagaggttccgcttcaaattACTTGGTAGTTTCGCTTCAAAGGACAcatagttccgcttttgtgtcacagTAAGTAAGGTTCCGCTTCAAAATCATCagggttccgcttgaaaggttccgcttcaagGGACATATTTGGAGTTTCACTTATTAGTTTCGCTTATTCAAACATCAACCAGTTTCGCTTATAAATATATCAGAAGGTTCCGCTCTTCTGAACATCCTGGTTTCGCTTCAAAGGTTGATTAAGGCATAGTTTCGCATATTTGGTCATCAGCAGATTCGCTTATTTGGTCTTCAGTAgatccgcttatttgtcactgttTTTGATAAACGTGCTAAGTCATTATGGATACtgaattttacaatgcgtttgcaacaccgtctactCCAGCTGCGATTGTTCAGGCcatgaatttagaaaacgagacgggaaccacccaaaagcccccgaaattgatgagtatcgaagaatattacgggtggaaagatagattcgagaactgggttcaggcgaatcatcttagatcatgggaatgcatattgaaaaaatacgtgttgcctcgaacagaattgcaggttatcaaacagttatcagaattcacagatcaagaacgggtgatgtacaaagccaagaagatgatgatcagtttattgcagcaagcgatcaaagaagatatattcatattgcttcagcatgacaaaactgcaaagtcaatctgggatgctcttaaagtaaaatttgagggtagcgagaacatgataaagagcaagaaagcgctgcttaagaaagagtttgatctgtttagcagtttaccaggtgaagacacaaagaagctgattgagagatactgtcacttagtgcgatcgatgtcgatgttgagtattactaaagatcgtgaagagtgggtagacaagctagcCGATGCGctaccacagaaagagtggggaacatatctgatgattctgaagaacacaGGTGTTTATGATGGATTAACGATTTCTTAGTTTATCGAGAaaatcgagagtcaggatctggaacaacagaagatcgctaggatgaacagtccaagtggtcaacaggatgtaaagatgtactataaaggtagtgttccagttcctgaagctgagagaagtccgaaaatccagactgcgttcagtgctggggattcatcagaaaaggctgatcagggTTCTGGCAAAAGCAgtagtggattctcatcatttccgagtgttaatcctaaagagtcaaattcaAGTTTTCAGTCACAAAGCACAAAAACgggaaatggatatgtgattcagtgtaacatcgcgctaaatcttccagaaggccaaagcttttcagaagacactgctaaagaccacatggctctacttggttctgtattgttatcatatgagggtcttgtagctggtcggattggaaatcctatgctcaccaaagaggattacgaccaaattgaCGCCGAAGggatggagttaatggatatcaaatggtgtcttgcaagtgttcttcgacgtgctgaaaagttcaaaacaatcaccgggagaaatgactttcttgatgctcatgtatctactttaggttttgataaatctaaagttacttgttttcgatgcagggagaaaggccatttcaaacgggagtgcaagggtagagaagctagcggtgctcagaatccgttcggaaaagacgactactaccggaaagccatttatcagcaggttggtcaatctcaagactcacagacggctcatggtaggaagattgaagattctaagagagcatgtttagtggacttcagctgggacaaatacatatctcctgacagcaaagcctgtatagttgatcaagatgatgagagactacctgaaggtttcagctgggatatgttcgttgatgaaaaaggagaattcaaagccttcatcgccaagattgtcagagagccagacatgtttgctacctggatgaagtctattggagtaaatgtgacgagtgaggatgaaaagtctgttacatctgatgaaaattcagaaagtgttgatgaactttcagaaaatgTTGAGGAAATTTCAGAGAGTTTAGATGAGAGTGTTCAAAAtgttgctagttctgaaaaagaagttgtatttgatcaaacaccatctgattctagtttgTCGGATGCTGATTCTAAAAAgactgtacagtttgatcagtcaccagttgatagtagcagtgatgatgaggaagaaaaacatatcaatattgcaaaatctcatctttctcctgaaagttttcatttctattttgcagatcgcttggagaaactgaaggagaaaagagctgctaaagaacaacaaaagaaatct
Above is a window of Helianthus annuus cultivar XRQ/B chromosome 14, HanXRQr2.0-SUNRISE, whole genome shotgun sequence DNA encoding:
- the LOC110907238 gene encoding extensin-like, giving the protein MLPRVKGRGKGPMRGGPSSQAGPSHRRTSSASFSSDLYDDWRHSLEPARRSVSLSTSPSYHHSFGPPQPDEPQHSHHSQHSLHSHHSHHSYHPSSHHSASHHSYSQGYFNPDDYINSPAGFNPLGPDENFLQDMDLDEDPDPEMPPSGTPTHPIDISSGSSFAGSPYQGPHNYNEWWGQWKFANSPSYHNTPPQPPLKEPHFQAVTPPPLPAEEPPLPPPKPPIRRRNARISVRGGPRISSPQASSNYPPIPEDPQMGGPSHAAPEIDTTPATFAPPPPPMGFENPFRPTQK